A genomic segment from Paenibacillus sp. FSL K6-1096 encodes:
- a CDS encoding HAMP domain-containing sensor histidine kinase, which produces MLRNREFKHFILWFVLLAAVTVILGFTISPAAGILTVTAAAACGALFVLFTRARYRSIARISSQIDLVLHNADHLYIGEADEGELSILHSEITKMTLRIREQNEALKRDKEHLADSLADIAHQLRTPLTSVNLLLSLLANNPSEEERRAFIRESEELLLRMDWLITSLLKLSRLDAGIVVFQSGEIAVDHLVRAALRPFLIPLELRNIALKLDCPDGIVLQGDEAWLSEAIQNILKNCLESAGEHGRVEIRCTDNPLYTGINIRDSGRGFDPEEIPHLFDRYYRGKNPAAAGYGIGLALSRMIITRQGGSITAQNHPLGGAVFTLRFPK; this is translated from the coding sequence ATGCTGCGCAATAGAGAATTTAAGCATTTCATTCTGTGGTTCGTGCTGCTGGCCGCCGTCACAGTGATCCTGGGATTCACTATTAGTCCGGCTGCGGGTATCCTTACCGTTACGGCAGCGGCGGCTTGCGGGGCTCTGTTCGTGCTGTTCACCCGTGCCCGGTACCGGAGCATTGCGCGGATCTCCAGTCAGATTGACCTCGTACTGCATAATGCCGATCACCTGTATATCGGGGAAGCGGACGAAGGCGAGCTCTCCATATTACATAGTGAAATCACCAAAATGACGCTGCGCATCCGGGAGCAGAATGAAGCGTTGAAGCGTGACAAAGAACATCTGGCCGATTCGCTGGCCGACATTGCGCACCAGCTCCGTACTCCGCTTACCTCTGTAAATCTGCTTCTGTCCCTGCTGGCAAATAACCCTTCGGAGGAGGAGCGGAGAGCCTTTATCCGCGAGAGTGAGGAGCTGCTGCTGCGGATGGATTGGCTGATTACCTCTCTGCTGAAGCTGTCGCGCCTCGATGCGGGCATTGTAGTATTTCAGAGCGGGGAGATTGCCGTAGACCATCTGGTCCGCGCTGCGCTCCGTCCGTTCCTGATCCCGCTGGAGCTGCGCAATATCGCTCTGAAGCTCGACTGTCCTGATGGGATAGTCCTCCAGGGAGATGAAGCCTGGCTCTCGGAGGCGATTCAGAATATCCTCAAAAATTGCCTGGAGAGCGCCGGCGAGCACGGGAGGGTGGAGATCCGCTGCACGGACAATCCGCTGTATACCGGAATCAACATCCGCGACAGCGGCAGGGGCTTCGACCCGGAAGAAATTCCGCATCTGTTCGACCGCTATTACCGCGGCAAGAACCCGGCAGCTGCCGGTTACGGGATAGGACTCGCACTCAGCCGGATGATTATCACCCGCCAGGGAGGGAGCATCACCGCGCAGAATCATCCGCTGGGCGGGGCAGTTTTTACCCTTCGCTTCCCTAAGTGA
- a CDS encoding CPBP family glutamic-type intramembrane protease — translation MDKITLPASHSYGRGSTSSWLAVTALGWLAMTLGLFTATVAGNAVRASGGTDNTIAVVQALTTALLIVPAVYLIQRRFQLTGRLLSVTPAALLQLLSGGALALLLGGLGFMITGALGWTTIIEWHFSVDLLIAVAFNICIAFLYEALPEELSMRGIVYSGLRLRLPAYAAYGAQVLLFVLVPVTVNQLQAWSGMGRGNIINADYVIMLVCFGTVLQLWRSLTGSLWASIGFHLAYLTMARFVILQRERRILTYNELETGTGPVVIQFGIIIIGSAVLLALLNLVLRQRRLHL, via the coding sequence ATGGATAAAATAACACTGCCTGCAAGTCACAGCTATGGCCGGGGGTCGACAAGCAGTTGGCTGGCGGTTACGGCGCTTGGATGGCTGGCGATGACCCTGGGCCTGTTCACAGCCACAGTTGCCGGGAATGCTGTCCGGGCTTCCGGCGGCACGGACAACACCATTGCTGTCGTACAGGCTCTGACTACAGCGCTGCTCATTGTACCTGCCGTCTATCTTATTCAGCGCCGGTTCCAGCTGACCGGCCGTCTGCTGTCAGTAACTCCAGCCGCACTACTGCAGTTGCTGAGCGGCGGAGCGTTAGCCTTGCTGCTGGGTGGACTAGGCTTTATGATTACCGGTGCGCTGGGCTGGACCACCATTATTGAATGGCACTTCTCCGTGGATCTATTAATAGCGGTAGCCTTCAATATTTGTATTGCCTTTCTGTACGAGGCGCTCCCGGAGGAGTTGTCGATGAGAGGAATCGTCTACAGCGGCTTGCGGCTGCGGCTGCCTGCCTATGCTGCCTATGGCGCTCAGGTGCTGCTGTTTGTGCTGGTGCCGGTCACGGTGAACCAGCTTCAAGCCTGGAGCGGAATGGGCCGCGGAAATATTATTAACGCAGACTATGTGATTATGCTGGTGTGCTTCGGCACGGTGCTTCAGCTCTGGCGCAGCTTGACCGGATCGCTGTGGGCGTCCATCGGCTTTCATCTGGCGTATCTGACAATGGCGCGGTTTGTTATTCTGCAGAGAGAGCGGAGGATACTAACATACAATGAGCTGGAGACGGGGACAGGACCGGTTGTCATACAATTTGGTATAATCATTATCGGCAGCGCTGTGCTGCTGGCGCTGCTCAATCTGGTGTTACGCCAGCGCCGCTTACACCTGTGA
- a CDS encoding response regulator transcription factor, translating to MPHILLVEDDQAIARNLELLLRSEGFTVTRAATRGEAAQAPIGNPFDLALIDISLPDGNGFTVYTELKAVCEAPVIFLTASGDEASVVTGLNMGAADYITKPFRPRELIARIGTALRQSKRTEPAWDHCGLHVDTASGIVSKDGRELYLSALEYRLLLVFVNNPRSIITRSRLLDELWDAAGEFVNDNTLTVYIKRLREKIEDNPASPQLILTVRGTGYRLGGSDAAQ from the coding sequence ATGCCACACATTCTGCTAGTTGAAGACGATCAGGCTATTGCCAGAAATCTGGAGCTGCTGCTCCGCTCGGAAGGCTTCACCGTTACCCGTGCCGCAACGCGGGGTGAGGCTGCCCAGGCGCCCATCGGGAATCCCTTTGACCTGGCGCTAATCGATATTTCCTTGCCGGACGGCAACGGCTTTACGGTGTACACCGAGCTGAAGGCAGTATGCGAAGCTCCTGTTATCTTCCTTACGGCTTCCGGCGATGAAGCCAGTGTAGTGACCGGGCTGAATATGGGGGCGGCTGACTATATTACCAAGCCTTTTCGCCCGCGTGAACTGATTGCCCGGATTGGAACGGCTCTGCGCCAGAGCAAGCGCACGGAACCGGCTTGGGATCATTGTGGTCTGCATGTGGATACTGCCAGCGGTATCGTCAGCAAAGACGGCCGTGAGCTCTACTTATCCGCTTTGGAATACCGCCTGCTGCTGGTGTTTGTGAACAATCCCCGCAGCATCATCACGCGAAGCCGGCTGCTTGACGAATTATGGGACGCGGCGGGTGAGTTCGTGAATGACAACACGCTGACGGTCTACATCAAACGCTTACGCGAGAAGATTGAGGATAATCCGGCAAGCCCGCAGCTTATACTGACCGTACGCGGAACGGGCTACCGGCTGGGAGGCAGCGATGCTGCGCAATAG
- a CDS encoding sugar efflux transporter translates to MKMNFLKDIIKMPSFIALVFTITMLGLSVSATNPFLSLYCIQQAGMTPLSYGVLMSITMVFGLLISTLLGKASDSRFSRKSIIIFTLLSTSAAYVLFALFTNYYVLLAVSAIFFGISFASFPQVFAYARDSISKSNISAINQPLAMNILRMFYSLGWIAGPSIGSVLVNKYNFFYLFLIVAATYIFVSLIAFILFRSHPVTLSVQEDKQPVHLGKFMKQPQISSVLGTFILLSIASSMSSIVLPLFFTTSLHGNYQQLGWLFSITAIVELPLMIVVGVMSRKMGKTAIILIGIIANVLYFLVFAMAHSIVLLYFAQVLSAISVSIIMGYGISYFQELLPEEPGTATTLYSNTSRIGSSLGGVVSGTVSGLFGYRSVFVACMTLSLAALSIFGLVNAVNRSTIHKEAGKI, encoded by the coding sequence ATGAAGATGAATTTTCTCAAAGATATTATCAAAATGCCGAGCTTTATCGCCCTGGTCTTTACTATCACCATGCTGGGGCTAAGTGTATCGGCGACCAATCCGTTTTTATCGCTGTACTGCATTCAGCAGGCGGGAATGACGCCTTTGTCGTACGGGGTGCTGATGTCGATCACCATGGTCTTCGGACTCTTGATCAGCACGCTCCTTGGCAAAGCCTCTGATTCCAGGTTCAGCCGAAAATCAATCATCATCTTTACGCTGCTCTCCACGTCAGCCGCCTATGTGTTATTTGCCCTGTTCACCAATTATTATGTGCTGCTGGCCGTGTCTGCAATCTTCTTCGGCATATCGTTTGCTTCGTTCCCGCAGGTCTTTGCCTATGCCAGAGACTCCATTTCCAAATCCAATATCAGTGCCATTAATCAGCCGCTGGCGATGAATATTCTAAGAATGTTCTATTCGCTGGGCTGGATTGCCGGGCCGTCGATCGGATCGGTATTAGTCAATAAATATAACTTTTTCTATCTCTTTCTGATTGTAGCCGCAACGTACATCTTCGTCAGCCTGATTGCTTTCATTCTATTCCGCAGCCATCCGGTAACCCTGTCTGTTCAGGAAGACAAACAGCCCGTGCATCTGGGCAAATTCATGAAGCAGCCGCAGATTTCCTCCGTACTGGGTACATTCATCCTGTTAAGCATTGCGTCTTCAATGAGCAGCATCGTCCTGCCCTTGTTCTTCACAACCTCGCTGCATGGTAATTACCAGCAGTTGGGATGGCTCTTCAGCATTACGGCGATTGTCGAGCTGCCCTTGATGATTGTCGTCGGCGTCATGTCCCGCAAAATGGGCAAAACCGCGATTATCCTGATTGGTATCATCGCAAATGTGCTGTATTTCCTGGTTTTTGCCATGGCGCACTCCATTGTGCTGCTCTATTTCGCCCAGGTACTAAGCGCTATTTCCGTGTCCATTATCATGGGCTACGGGATCAGTTATTTCCAGGAGCTGCTGCCGGAGGAGCCCGGAACCGCTACAACTCTCTACAGCAACACCTCCAGAATCGGTTCTTCGCTGGGGGGCGTGGTCTCCGGGACCGTATCGGGATTGTTCGGCTACCGTTCCGTATTCGTGGCCTGTATGACCTTATCTCTTGCCGCGCTGTCCATCTTCGGACTGGTTAACGCAGTGAACCGGAGTACCATCCATAAGGAGGCTGGGAAAATATGA
- a CDS encoding glycosyltransferase, which produces MKISILVLAYNIKNLVTECLLSLNRQVQVPEGCFEVIFVDDGSDDGTKERITALNLDYPLNYIYKTPDAAKCRSAARNLGVSHADGDILLFLDGDQVVERDFIYQHWKVHQLCDEPLVVMGLRDFLAEENRIPFSQVEDGNRSSLILERRDPRLPIIRRFSENAGNIENIWALLYSCNFSVPRSSYTEAGGFDEDFIEWGLEDCELGYRLYQQGAKFVLNTKCIVLHQYHPTTYDAKKYLGWFTNLELFKQKHPTLEVELQSILGDWFDPARRKPWKDAFIRYELAVRSVKGLYNQLNTLYKVAVIPDGSLPAEEWLARIKLALETHNVLVLDYSDTDLDLLIQLIPRSYDLLYYREPSADKVIEVMKSIAVNLSEL; this is translated from the coding sequence ATGAAGATCAGCATATTGGTGCTGGCTTATAATATCAAAAATCTGGTAACCGAATGTCTGCTGTCGCTGAACCGCCAGGTTCAGGTGCCGGAAGGCTGCTTCGAGGTCATCTTCGTTGACGACGGTTCAGATGACGGGACAAAGGAGCGGATCACGGCGCTTAATCTGGATTATCCGTTGAACTACATATACAAAACGCCGGATGCGGCAAAATGCAGATCAGCGGCCAGGAATCTGGGCGTGTCGCACGCGGACGGCGACATTCTGCTCTTTTTGGACGGGGATCAGGTGGTTGAACGGGATTTCATCTATCAGCACTGGAAGGTGCACCAGCTCTGCGATGAGCCTCTAGTCGTGATGGGGCTGAGGGATTTTCTGGCCGAGGAGAACCGGATACCGTTCAGCCAAGTGGAGGACGGCAACCGCTCGTCTCTAATTCTGGAACGCAGAGACCCACGGCTGCCGATCATCCGGCGATTCTCGGAGAATGCGGGGAATATTGAGAATATATGGGCGCTACTCTACAGCTGCAACTTCTCGGTTCCCCGCAGCAGCTATACCGAAGCCGGAGGCTTCGATGAAGATTTTATCGAGTGGGGCCTTGAGGATTGTGAACTCGGATACCGCTTATACCAGCAGGGCGCCAAATTCGTCCTGAACACGAAATGTATTGTCCTGCACCAGTATCATCCCACGACTTACGACGCGAAGAAATACCTGGGCTGGTTCACTAATCTGGAATTATTCAAGCAAAAGCACCCCACGCTGGAGGTTGAGCTTCAGAGCATTCTCGGGGACTGGTTCGACCCGGCACGGCGAAAGCCCTGGAAGGATGCTTTTATCCGGTATGAGCTGGCCGTCCGGTCCGTAAAGGGCTTATATAATCAGCTAAACACTCTGTACAAAGTGGCGGTGATTCCTGACGGATCTCTTCCCGCAGAGGAATGGCTGGCCCGGATTAAGCTTGCGCTGGAAACGCATAATGTGCTGGTGCTAGATTATTCGGATACGGACCTGGACCTGCTGATTCAGCTCATTCCCCGGTCCTATGATTTGCTCTATTACCGGGAGCCGTCTGCGGACAAGGTAATCGAGGTGATGAAGTCTATAGCTGTTAATCTGTCTGAACTGTAG
- a CDS encoding phosphotriesterase translates to MANINSVTGAIDSTQLGPTLTHEHLRVRSVEVATQFPHLYDRNEELQLAKEQVLAVRQAGIQTICDPSVMGQDRDVLFMKEVSECTGVTIIAATGMYTCRDLPEPLRNKSIDYIAELFIRDIEVGIQNTEIKAGFIKCATDVQGITPDVEKIIRAAARAHRRTGVPIMTHTHAASRNGLDQLDLLEDEGVTARAVVIGHSGDTHDMDYLSQLLNRHAYLGIDRFGLSVGISNQERPAMLLKLIRQGCHRQLLVSQDYCGTIDWWERGEVRSFAPDWSMTHLTRDVFPYIMEQGVAPDILSEIMVNNVREWFEHAANGNY, encoded by the coding sequence ATGGCAAACATAAACTCAGTAACAGGGGCCATTGACAGTACACAGCTTGGTCCTACGCTAACCCATGAGCATCTGCGGGTCAGATCCGTTGAAGTTGCTACGCAATTTCCACATCTGTATGACCGCAACGAAGAGCTGCAACTGGCCAAGGAGCAGGTGCTGGCGGTCAGACAGGCCGGCATACAGACCATCTGTGACCCCTCCGTTATGGGGCAGGACCGGGATGTTCTCTTCATGAAGGAGGTGTCTGAGTGTACAGGGGTAACCATTATTGCAGCGACCGGAATGTATACTTGCCGGGACCTGCCTGAGCCTTTACGGAATAAGAGTATTGATTACATCGCGGAGCTGTTCATCAGGGATATTGAGGTGGGAATTCAGAATACGGAGATTAAGGCAGGGTTCATCAAATGTGCAACCGATGTTCAAGGGATCACTCCGGATGTAGAGAAGATTATCCGGGCGGCTGCCCGTGCCCACAGGAGGACCGGGGTGCCGATAATGACCCATACCCATGCGGCCTCCAGGAATGGGCTGGATCAGCTGGATCTGCTTGAAGACGAAGGCGTTACCGCCCGGGCGGTCGTTATCGGACACTCAGGCGATACCCATGATATGGACTATTTATCCCAATTGTTGAACCGGCATGCCTATTTGGGCATAGACCGGTTTGGTCTGTCTGTCGGGATAAGTAACCAGGAACGTCCTGCTATGCTGCTGAAGCTGATCCGCCAGGGCTGCCACAGGCAGCTGCTTGTCTCTCAAGATTACTGCGGGACCATTGACTGGTGGGAGCGGGGGGAGGTACGGTCCTTTGCACCCGACTGGTCCATGACCCATCTGACCCGCGATGTCTTTCCTTATATTATGGAGCAAGGGGTGGCCCCGGACATTCTGAGCGAGATCATGGTCAACAACGTACGGGAATGGTTCGAGCATGCAGCGAATGGTAACTATTAA
- a CDS encoding alpha/beta hydrolase, with amino-acid sequence MADTAELKTDGRRNGKRRKLWVRIIGGLLGALVLFIGIMFIVNVISTKAEQKRIDAYGQYVQVDGKKMNVLIQGSGEQTIVLLPGQGTASPALDFKLLIDELIPEYKVVVIEPFGYGLSDRTDKERTTENIIGEIHEAVQQLGLKRYILMGHSITGLYSVSYVKAYPDEVQAFVGIDSSVPNQPGMDAKLPLRSMKFLQDSGLMRLLKAVSGNPYKSLDFDEHTKEQLNLISNQVSNNPTMINELKHLGSNFKNAEQLTYPKDLPVLLFAQSNNEHNKQWIPLHEEQAKQSSQGKLIPMEGPHYLHHTKYKEIAAEFKEYIAKIQLKPAQ; translated from the coding sequence ATGGCAGACACGGCTGAACTAAAGACAGACGGAAGAAGAAACGGCAAGCGACGGAAGCTCTGGGTGAGAATCATCGGCGGCCTGCTCGGGGCGCTGGTGCTGTTCATAGGAATTATGTTCATTGTAAATGTCATCAGCACCAAGGCCGAGCAGAAGCGGATTGATGCTTACGGCCAGTATGTACAGGTTGACGGGAAGAAGATGAATGTGCTGATTCAGGGGAGCGGGGAGCAGACCATTGTTCTCCTGCCGGGGCAAGGGACGGCTTCACCTGCACTGGATTTCAAGCTTTTAATCGATGAATTAATTCCGGAGTATAAGGTTGTAGTGATCGAGCCCTTCGGTTACGGGTTAAGCGACCGGACGGACAAGGAAAGAACGACAGAGAATATCATTGGTGAGATCCACGAAGCTGTGCAGCAGCTTGGACTTAAGCGTTACATTCTGATGGGGCATTCCATTACGGGACTCTATAGCGTATCTTATGTCAAGGCTTACCCGGATGAAGTGCAAGCGTTCGTCGGAATTGACAGCAGTGTTCCCAATCAACCGGGCATGGATGCCAAGCTGCCCTTGCGGTCCATGAAGTTTCTGCAGGATTCCGGGCTGATGCGGCTGCTGAAAGCTGTCAGCGGTAATCCATACAAATCACTTGATTTCGATGAACATACCAAGGAGCAGCTGAATCTGATCTCCAACCAGGTGAGCAACAACCCTACCATGATCAATGAGCTGAAGCATCTGGGGTCGAACTTCAAGAATGCAGAGCAGCTTACTTATCCCAAGGACCTGCCAGTGCTGCTGTTTGCGCAATCGAACAACGAGCATAACAAGCAGTGGATTCCGCTGCATGAGGAGCAGGCGAAGCAGTCTTCACAGGGGAAATTGATCCCGATGGAAGGCCCCCATTACCTGCACCATACGAAGTACAAGGAAATCGCTGCAGAGTTTAAGGAGTATATAGCGAAAATACAGTTGAAGCCAGCTCAATAG
- a CDS encoding ABC transporter ATP-binding protein, with the protein MEFLRIDNLCKVYGKGYSQVTALDHVSLTIEKGEFTAIIGSSGSGKSTLLHIIGGVDVPTSGKVYLDGQDVYAQSNEKLAIFRRRQVGLIYQFHNLIPTLDVVENITLPILMDKRKVNEERLNDLLELLGLKDRRSHLPNQLSGGQQQRVSIGRALMNAPAVMLADEPTGSLDSRNGHEIINLLKLSNQKYRQTLLIVTHDENIALQADRIIGISDGKVVRDERVRP; encoded by the coding sequence ATGGAATTTCTGAGAATTGACAATCTATGCAAGGTCTACGGCAAGGGGTACAGCCAGGTTACTGCGCTGGATCACGTGTCGCTGACTATTGAGAAGGGGGAGTTCACCGCCATTATCGGCTCCTCCGGCTCCGGCAAATCCACATTGCTTCATATCATCGGCGGGGTGGATGTACCAACAAGCGGCAAGGTCTATCTGGACGGACAGGATGTCTATGCCCAGAGCAACGAGAAGCTGGCGATCTTCCGCAGACGGCAAGTCGGACTGATCTACCAGTTCCACAACCTCATTCCTACGCTGGATGTGGTCGAGAACATCACCTTGCCGATCCTGATGGACAAGCGCAAGGTGAATGAGGAACGGCTGAACGACCTTCTGGAGCTGCTTGGTCTGAAGGACCGCAGGTCGCATCTGCCGAACCAGCTCTCGGGCGGGCAGCAGCAGCGTGTCTCGATCGGCCGCGCCTTGATGAATGCCCCGGCGGTCATGCTGGCGGATGAACCGACAGGCAGCCTGGACAGCCGCAACGGGCATGAGATCATCAACCTGCTGAAATTAAGCAACCAGAAGTACCGGCAGACACTGCTTATCGTCACCCATGACGAGAACATCGCCCTGCAGGCCGACCGGATCATTGGCATCTCCGACGGCAAGGTCGTGCGGGATGAGCGGGTACGGCCATGA
- a CDS encoding FtsX-like permease family protein, which yields MNIFHKVTLQGMSKSRTRTIVTIIGVMLSAAMITAVATFAVSLQSYMINGAEVKYGSWHLEFPAVNSAFVQERTGDKEVTHTAAYHNVGYAKLAGGKNPDKPYLFIAGFNEDTMNSLPVTLISGRMPENSGEIVVPAHVAANGGVRFAEGDTLTLAVGDRIKGNERLSQHDPYLAGGGPGQDGEMLSPTVERTYKIVGICERPAFEEVAAPGYTLITRASSADQSDSFSLFVTLKHPRGVKAYAGSFAGNHAYVYNDSVLRFMGVSSDGLLTMLLYTAGGIVALIIVTGSVFMIYNAFTISLNERTRQFGILSSVGATARQLRNSVLFEGLCIGAVGIPLGVIAGIGSMGLVLSAVSSNFGNILYSGVPLSLKVSVPSIVCAAALSLVTILISAYIPARKAANTPVMESIRQTNEVKVEAKALKTSGWAQRIYGLEGTLALKNFKRNKKRYRSIVLSLMLSVVLFISANAFVTDMRQMSERAVAFTTYDIGFATQEMTYQEMIALYDKLRTADGVYDSSYQALLKYPAKVRASDLSDAYWANSGNSVPYSPDKLIDLDVNLQFLDDAAYLKILQDVGLPEEEYTGAQAKFISVAKMTDMADNNRKREVDQFSNLFKGSAYEFAGSPISVTFVDTVPPDTLPLPGDGGSRHPYFLSVIAPYSLIARFESPDTPAVVKGLTFLSRNPAQSVAEMDKMIQASQVTADYKLYNVYKMMDESRNTIFIINVFAYTFIVMISLIAIANVFNTISTNIKLRRRELAMLRSVGMSERGFQRMMNFECAFYGMRALSFGLPIGLAVSWLIYRGMLTGGADNIDYVFPWTSVGISIFSVLLVVFVTMLYSVSTIKRENIIDALRDDLT from the coding sequence ATGAATATTTTTCACAAGGTTACCCTGCAGGGAATGAGCAAAAGCCGCACCCGCACCATCGTTACCATCATCGGAGTCATGCTGTCGGCCGCGATGATTACCGCCGTTGCCACCTTCGCCGTGTCCCTCCAGAGCTATATGATCAATGGGGCAGAGGTGAAATACGGCAGCTGGCATCTTGAATTCCCGGCGGTGAATTCCGCTTTCGTGCAGGAGCGGACAGGCGACAAGGAAGTTACCCATACCGCAGCCTATCATAATGTAGGGTACGCCAAGCTGGCCGGGGGGAAGAACCCCGATAAGCCTTATCTTTTCATAGCCGGGTTTAATGAGGACACCATGAATAGCCTGCCCGTTACCCTGATCTCCGGCAGAATGCCGGAGAACAGCGGGGAGATTGTCGTCCCGGCGCATGTAGCGGCCAATGGCGGGGTAAGATTCGCAGAAGGCGATACGCTTACCCTGGCTGTCGGAGACCGCATAAAGGGCAATGAGAGGCTCAGCCAACATGATCCGTATCTTGCCGGAGGCGGACCGGGGCAGGACGGAGAGATGCTGTCGCCGACTGTTGAGCGCACCTACAAGATAGTGGGCATCTGCGAAAGACCTGCTTTTGAAGAAGTCGCCGCACCAGGATACACCCTGATCACCAGAGCCTCCTCCGCAGACCAAAGTGACAGCTTCAGCCTGTTTGTAACCCTTAAGCATCCACGCGGGGTGAAGGCTTATGCCGGCAGCTTTGCCGGGAACCATGCTTACGTCTACAACGATTCTGTATTGCGCTTCATGGGCGTATCCAGCGATGGCCTGCTCACCATGCTGCTGTATACAGCCGGGGGAATCGTTGCCTTGATTATTGTAACCGGCTCCGTATTTATGATCTATAATGCCTTCACTATCTCCCTGAACGAACGCACCCGCCAATTCGGCATTCTCTCGTCCGTGGGAGCGACAGCCAGACAGCTAAGGAATTCTGTTCTGTTCGAGGGGCTATGTATCGGTGCGGTTGGCATTCCGCTTGGCGTGATCGCGGGCATAGGCAGCATGGGACTGGTGCTGTCCGCCGTATCCAGTAATTTCGGAAATATTCTCTATTCAGGTGTTCCGCTGAGCTTAAAGGTGTCTGTTCCGTCCATTGTCTGTGCGGCAGCGCTCAGCCTGGTTACCATTCTAATCTCGGCCTATATTCCGGCCAGAAAAGCGGCAAACACCCCAGTGATGGAGAGTATCCGCCAGACGAACGAGGTTAAGGTGGAAGCCAAGGCGCTCAAGACGTCCGGGTGGGCACAGCGAATCTACGGGCTGGAGGGAACACTGGCGCTTAAGAATTTCAAACGGAACAAGAAACGCTACCGCAGCATTGTGCTGTCCCTCATGTTAAGCGTAGTGCTGTTTATTTCGGCTAACGCTTTCGTAACGGATATGAGGCAGATGTCGGAGCGGGCCGTGGCGTTTACAACCTATGATATCGGCTTCGCCACGCAGGAGATGACATATCAGGAGATGATAGCGCTCTATGATAAGCTCAGAACCGCAGACGGGGTGTACGATAGCTCTTACCAGGCGCTGTTGAAGTATCCGGCCAAGGTTCGGGCCAGCGATCTTTCGGATGCGTATTGGGCAAATTCAGGGAATTCTGTACCGTACTCGCCTGATAAGCTGATTGATCTGGATGTAAATCTCCAGTTTCTGGATGATGCAGCCTATCTGAAGATTCTCCAGGATGTGGGCTTGCCTGAAGAAGAGTATACTGGTGCGCAGGCTAAATTCATCTCGGTGGCCAAAATGACGGATATGGCGGATAATAACCGGAAGAGAGAAGTGGATCAGTTTAGTAATTTGTTCAAGGGTTCCGCTTATGAGTTTGCAGGCTCGCCTATTAGCGTTACCTTCGTGGACACAGTACCGCCGGATACTCTCCCTCTCCCGGGTGATGGGGGCTCCAGGCATCCGTACTTTTTGAGTGTGATCGCTCCGTATTCGCTTATAGCGAGGTTTGAATCCCCGGATACCCCGGCGGTGGTGAAAGGATTGACCTTCCTCTCCAGGAACCCGGCCCAATCGGTGGCTGAAATGGACAAAATGATACAAGCATCGCAAGTCACGGCCGATTACAAGCTGTACAATGTGTACAAAATGATGGACGAGAGCCGCAATACGATTTTTATCATCAATGTGTTCGCGTATACCTTCATTGTCATGATCTCGCTGATCGCCATTGCCAATGTGTTCAACACGATCTCCACCAATATCAAGCTGCGCCGCCGGGAGCTGGCGATGCTCCGCTCCGTGGGCATGTCCGAACGCGGCTTCCAGCGGATGATGAATTTCGAATGTGCTTTTTACGGGATGAGGGCGCTGAGCTTCGGTCTTCCTATCGGGCTGGCCGTCTCCTGGCTGATCTACCGTGGAATGCTTACCGGCGGGGCGGATAACATCGATTATGTCTTCCCGTGGACGAGTGTCGGCATCAGCATATTCAGCGTACTGCTGGTTGTGTTCGTCACCATGCTGTATTCGGTCAGCACAATCAAGAGAGAGAATATCATTGATGCGCTGCGGGATGATTTGACTTAA